A stretch of DNA from Flavobacteriaceae bacterium MAR_2009_75:
TTGATAAGCAACTATAACTTTAAATTTGACCGTTCTACCCGTGTCAATGACCGTTTGATTTACGTAGTCACTTTTGCACAAAAAGAATCGATATTAGACCCTTTGTACGAGGGCAAACTTTACATCGATGCAGAGAATAAAATACTAACCAGCGCCATATATCATCTAAATATCACGGATAAGGATTTGGCCTCAAGATTATTTGTGCGCAAAAAACCTAGAAATGCAAGAGTTTGGCCCAACGAAGTAGCCTACCGTGTAGATTATCGCGAGAAGAATGGTAAATGGTATTACGGGTATAGCAATGTACTGTTAGAGTTCAAGATTGATTGGGATCGGCGCCTTTTCAACTCAGTCTATACCATGACATGTGAAATGGCCGTTACCGATTGGAAAAAGAATATGGCAGCAGATTACCCGAAAATACGTGACCGAATTAAAACCTCGATTATTTTAAGTGATGAAGCAATCGGCTTTGCAGATCCCGACTTCTGGGGTGAATACAATATTATTGAACCTGAAAAATCTATTGAGTCGGCCATTAAAAAAATACAACGTCAATTGAGAAGGGCCAATTCAAGTGGTGGCACCTCCATTCCTTAAAAGAGCAAAATCTAAGTGTTATTAAATCGGCCCATTGTGGCCGATTTTTTATTTCTTCTTATTTTCACCCTGACAAGATTTGCTACACATGAACAACAGAAGAAAATTTATTGGGCATACCTTAGGTGCGGCAGGTGCATTTTTAATCCCTCAATTAAATACAGCACAAGTCCATAATAGTCAATCTAGACCGAAAATACTCCCGAAACGCCTTAAAACAGGCGATACTATTGGGTTGATTGCACCTGGTTATGCCGTAAAGGTCGACATATTACAAGAGGCCATTGAATTACTTCAAAAGCTAGGTTTTAAAACACATCATACCCAACGGGTCATTGGTAATTACGGATACTTTAGTAATACCGATGAGGAGCGCGCAAAAGATTTGAACGAAATGTTCGCAAATCCGGAGATTGATGGTATTCTATGCGCACGGGGCGGCTATGGCTGTACCCGTATTATGTCTCAAATAGACTATCAGAATATCAAAAGCAATCCGAAAATCTTAATTGGTTTCAGCGATGTAACAGCACTTCTTAATGGTATTTTTAAAGAAACCGGTCTTGTGACTTTTCACGGTCCGGTAGGCAGCACTTTGAACGATCCATACAGTATTCAGCTCATGAAAAATGTTCTTATGAGGCCTAGGGATGAGCAATACATCGTAAATGTCGAACTTGACGCAGAGAAAAAACATGACCCCGAGTATGAGCGATACACCATCACATCTGGTACTGCCACAGGAAAAATCGTAGGTGGTAGCCTTACATTGATCAATGCTTTAATCGGCACGGCTCATGAAATCGATTTCACCAATTGCATCGTCTGTATTGAAGACGTTGAGGAAGCACCTTACCGCATAGACCGTATGTTAACGCAACTGATT
This window harbors:
- a CDS encoding muramoyltetrapeptide carboxypeptidase gives rise to the protein MNNRRKFIGHTLGAAGAFLIPQLNTAQVHNSQSRPKILPKRLKTGDTIGLIAPGYAVKVDILQEAIELLQKLGFKTHHTQRVIGNYGYFSNTDEERAKDLNEMFANPEIDGILCARGGYGCTRIMSQIDYQNIKSNPKILIGFSDVTALLNGIFKETGLVTFHGPVGSTLNDPYSIQLMKNVLMRPRDEQYIVNVELDAEKKHDPEYERYTITSGTATGKIVGGSLTLINALIGTAHEIDFTNCIVCIEDVEEAPYRIDRMLTQLIEGKTFSKAAGIIFGVCAGCNASTHSVSFTLKEVIIDRIKPLGIPAFYGMSFGHVENNFTFPIGINGRFNTEKQSLELLEKVVL